A single region of the Sphaeramia orbicularis chromosome 6, fSphaOr1.1, whole genome shotgun sequence genome encodes:
- the LOC115420870 gene encoding serine/threonine-protein kinase WNK1-like isoform X3, producing MSEKFGDKMVKFLAPPQKSGNGPSSGSDSMVSESRPTEVRRRHHTMERDRCNPEHRFLRRSVISDSNATALALPLPSKIPIPAPQRIQPRETTSQRQEAAGHFPRDEPNLSQKDKSADVGKVVEGRGVEIAKVDVVPLQQVQDACDGEAAIVAHSTPSLGTELPSQTEPESAAEVKVHHGEEGEEEDKDSAKARAEAEQREAEKKVQEDIEEAETKAVGTSPDGRFLKFDIEIGRGSFKTVYKGLDTETTVEVAWCELQDRKLSKAERQRFKEEAGMLKGLQHPNIVRFYDSWEGPSKGRKCIVLVTELMTSGTLKTYLKRFKVMKIKVLRSWCRQILKGLHFLHTRAPPIIHRDLKCDNIFITGPTGSVKIGDLGLATLKRASFAKSVIGTPEFMAPEMYEEKYDESVDVYAFGMCMLEMATSEYPYSECQNAAQIYRRVTSGVKPGSFDKVAIPEVKEIIEGCIRQNKDERYSIKDLLNHAFFQEDTGVRVELAEEDDGEMEAIKLWLRIEDVKKLKGKYKDNEAIEFSFDLLKDVPEDVAQEMVESGYVCEGDHKTIAKAIKDRVSLICRKRTQRQQVREDQEKRRIEEEQQGQLVPAQQPGQQSSTEAPQSQPVLQSTSYVPPQPNQHSSQMVSQPQSQQSHPSTNYNTPQPAQMTGMPQGFSYVPQSTGHIPVQGQSVVAVQPESEEPEADQQPHATGVNHIADRPPASSVPPDAQPSQSGISFSSPPSQSQFQPQVSCPQTQNDQTQQQQLSTVQPQMQVVQPEVVPVAPSSQPAPVAPQQIPTQQGMIPPSSQSSPLQQQQPESSIGLQSSSVPPGQTGGQPLQPWANDPSPPILSPPFDAEQLYFLYQATCLSALQTSVSVPQSTPVEHPAASSAHGPQSVESCLSDAASGLSDGNDGNSTSGGRHEGRSLKRHQRRSVRSRSRHEKTARAKLNVLSISNVGDRVAECQLETHNRKMVTFRFDLDGDNPEEIAQIMVQSEFILESERESFIEQIREVIEMADKKGESMKEVFPQMTDLQQQPELSVPMLPGISPSTTAQVVHSAGRRFIVSPVPESRLKEQFFGTSSANNSFGDEPAPAAPLGLSLSAPSATLQQAFSKMKQGRVERSNTIDPPPSEQEPGPVTSTEASLTPNSNKVLVSSEVGPSAAVSLTSTVTSSPPSTTGRVSPPPVSTQSQTQVPAPNLPAQVSHELGPSVGVPPSSSISPPVMQTSSQLPTGSVSSVAGVSSSTTGSVPPSEQQPFNSTVSSSQPMNSSIHAPQHTNSQSQPVPISTQPPPPSSVPSQSLVQSQPAESEGAEVQTKAAGRDDIQALDKKLRSLFKDQSSTSSSTSVDPSQNTGTSSPPTGTSSPPPGLALVPPSNLPLSSGVQGVLGPITTPGQGITPAGHAQTPPTKPRAQTLPTGFDQAATPPTDLVPPLPGPNQAQQPLNNLDAQLRRALSPETVQGGNQVQPPAAGFTLGRFQVSVATDNASSSIPDPSSIVSSSSITPSSTSSSSSSSSSSSPSSPENTLHRLSSLSKGVCEPDIINGASSVSAGPASQQTTTIGRFQVSTNTNATVGPSTGSKVGRFSVTVTPAPAVGSSTQNGPSSSTSDPHKTHTHYSSDNDDDSETEDEALQKEISRLREKHMLEIQALQTRQKEEIEALFTRMGKPPPPSVFSPAVAMAGGRRRLKSKGHKSARSSGQPSPSHHGSPGQSLLGSEFVPKQSSSSTTESSEMAEASQSVSNSSLPQLRSSPSMPILSTCSTGTSGTSSTGGLGLCQNHSASLTQAAGHTVPASHTQKGKGTFTDDLHQLVDNWARDAISLSQCKRGPKTGTQAAAAHDIIPPANMGRKFSAPGYLCPTPSNPSCSTSAQLPNSANPSVPLGPRKGSLGPVAQGFGYASAPYSAPQWAGPTGTCQVSMLNPTQPLAQYQPPTTATVALHQGYHMATTASPQKSARPGGSNLRTT from the exons ATGTCGGAAAAGTTTGGCGACAAAATGGTGAAGTTTCTGGCTCCCCCTCAAAAGAGTGGAAATGGCCCTAGTTCGGGTTCAGACTCGATGGTGAGTGAAAGCCGTCCAACAGAAGTCAGGCGTCGGCATCACACCATGGAGCGTGACAGATGTAACCCTGAACACCGCTTCTTGCGTCGCAGCGTCATCAGTGACTCTAATGCTACAGCATTGGCCCTTCCTTTGCCAAGCAAGATCCCAATCCCAGCACCTCAGCGAATTCAGCCACGTGAAACCACCTCTCAGCGACAAGAGGCTGCTGGTCATTTCCCTCGAGATGAACCAAATTTATCTCAAAAGGATAAGTCTGCTGATGTTGGAAAAGTTGTTGAAGGAAGAGGTGTAGAAATAGCCAAGGTTGATGTAGTGCCTTTACAGCAGGTACAAGATGCCTGTGATGGAGAGGCAGCAATAGTAGCCCACTCTACACCAAGCCTTGGAACAGAATTGCCAAGTCAAACAGAACCTGAAAGTGCTGCTGAGGTAAAGGTACATCATGGAGAAGAGGGTGAAGAAGAAGATAAGGACTCTGCCAAGGCACGAGCTGAGGCAGAACAGAGAGAAGCGGAGAAAAAAGTACAAGAAGACATAGAAGAAGCAGAGACCAAAGCAGTGGGAACATCACCAGATGGGCGTTTTTTAAAGTTTGACATAGAGATTGGACGTGGCTCCTTCAAGACCGTCTACAAGGGCTTGGACACTGAGACCACAGTGGAGGTGGCTTGGTGTGAACTGCAG GATCGCAAGCTGTCAAAGGCAGAGCGACAGCGTTTTAAAGAAGAAGCGGGGATGCTGAAGGGGCTACAGCATCCCAACATTGTCCGCTTTTACGACTCCTGGGAGGGACCCTCCAAAGGCAGGAAGTGCATTGTACTGGTCACAGAACTCATGACTTCTGGCACACTTAAAAC ATATCTGAAGCGATTCAAGGTGATGAAAATTAAAGTGCTTCGGAGCTGGTGCAGACAAATCCTCAAGGGGCTTCACTTCCTTCATACCCGGGCTCCCCCCATCATCCACAGGGACCTTAAGTGTGACAACATTTTCATCACAGGCCCAACAGGATCTGTCAAAATCGGAGACCTGGGACTGGCTACACTGAAGCGTGCATCCTTTGCAAAGAGTGTTATAG GTACCCCTGAGTTCATGGCCCCTGAGATGTATGAGGAGAAGTACGACGAGTCAGTGGATGTGTATGCCTTTGGAATGTGCATGCTGGAGATGGCCACCTCAGAGTACCCTTACTCAGAGTGCCAGAATGCTGCACAGATCTACCGCAGAGTTACCAGT GGGGTGAAGCCAGGCAGCTTCGACAAGGTGGCCATCCCTGAAGTGAAGGAAATCATCGAGGGATGTATCCGCCAGAACAAGGATGAAAG GTACTCCATCAAGGACCTGCTGAACCATGCCTTTTTCCAGGAGGATACAGGTGTTCGTGTGGAGTTGGCGGAAGAGGACGATGGAGAGATGGAAGCTATTAAGCTGTGGCTTAGAATTGAGGATGTAAAGAAACTGAAGGGGAAGTACAAAGACAATGAAGCTATCGAGTTTTCTTTTGACCTCCTCAAAGATGTCCCAGAGGATGTGGCTCAGGAGATG GTTGAGTCAGGTTATGTGTGTGAAGGTGACCACAAGACTATTGCGAAGGCCATCAAGGACAGGGTGTCTCTTATCTGCCGCAAAAGAACACAGCGACAGCAG GTGAGAGAGGATCAGGAGAAGAGAAGGATTGAAGAAGAACAGCAAGGTCAGTTAGTGCCAGCACAGCAGCCAGGCCAACAGTCCAGCACAGAGGCCCCTCAGTCACAACCGGTGCTGCAGTCTACTTCATATGTGCCACCACAACCAAACCAACACAGCAGTCAGATGGTTTCCCAACCTCAATCTCAGCAAAGCCATCCGAGCACCAATTACAACACTCCTCAGCCAGCCCAAATGACTGGTATGCCACAGGGCTTCTCTTATGTCCCTCAGTCAACTGGACATATCCCAGTACAGGGTCAGAGTGTAGTTGCCGTCCAGCCAGAGTCAGAGGAGCCCGAGGCTGACCAACAGCCACACGCCACAGGAG TCAACCACATCGCAGACAGACCACCTGCTTCCTCCGTCCCCCCTGATGCCCAGCCCTCCCAATCTGGAATATCATTTAGCTCTCCTCCCAGTCAGTCCCAGTTTCAGCCCCAGGTGTCATGTCCACAGACACAGAATGACCAAACACAACAGCAGCAGTTGTCAACA GTTCAACCCCAGATGCAAGTTGTTCAGCCTGAGGTTGTTCCTGTTGCACCCAGCAGCCAGCCTGCTCCAGTTGCACCTCAGCAG ATTCCTACCCAGCAAGGGATGATACCCCCATCATCTCAGTCTTCTCCCCTCCAACAGCAGCAGCCAGAAAGTAGTATTGGTCTTCAGAGCTCCAGTGTACCACCAGGACAGACTGGGGGTCAGCCACTACAG CCTTGGGCCAATGATCCAAGTCCTCCTATTCTGTCTCCTCCATTCGACGCAGAGCAACTTTACTTCCTCTATCAGGCCACGTGCCTCTCTGCTCTGCAG acaTCTGTGAGTGTTCCTCAGTCAACACCAGTGGAGCACCCAGCAGCATCTTCTGCACATGGACCACAGTCTGTAGAGAG CTGCCTGTCAGATGCAGCATCAGGTCTCAGTGATGGGAATGACGGAAATTCTACGTCAGGGGGCCGACATGAGGGCCGCTCACTGAAGCGTCACCAGAGACGATCTGTCCGCAGCCGCTCCCGCCACGAGAAGACTGCGAGGGCCAAGCTGAATGTTCTCAGT ATCTCTAATGTGGGAGATCGAGTTGCAGAGTGCCAGCTGGAAACACACAACAGGAAGATGGTGACATTCAGATTTGACCTTGATGGTGATAATCCAGAGGAGATAGCACAGATCATG GTTCAGAGTGAATTCATCCTGGAGAGTGAGCGGGAATCCTTCATTGAACAGATCCGTGAAGTCATAGAAATGGCAGACAAGAAAGGAGAGAGCATGAAAGAAGTCTTTCCTCAG ATGACTGATCTTCAGCAACAGCCAGAGTTGTCTGTTCCCATGTTGCCAG GTATTTCTCCCAGCACTACAGCTCAAGTGGTGCATTCAGCAGGACGAAGATTCATCGTCAGTCCAGTGCCAGAGTCTCGTCTTAAAGAGCAGTTCTTTGGCACTTCCTCTGCTAATAATTCTTTTGGAGATGAACCTGCCCCAG cagcacCATTAGGACTGTCTCTGTCTGCACCATCTGCAACTCTACAGCAGGCTTTCAGTAAAATGAAGCAGGGTCGTGTAGAGAGAAGCAACACCATTGACCCCCCTCCTAGTGAGCAAGAACCAGGCCCTGTCACATCCACGGAGGCTTCCCTTACTCCAAACTCAAATAAAGTCCTTGTTTCATCTGAAGTTGGACCTTCTGCTGCTGTATCCCTCACATCTACTGTAACGTCCTCACCACCTTCTACAACTGGGAGGGTTTCACCTCCACCTGTATCAACTCAGTCTCAAACTCAAGTTCCTGCCCCTAATCTGCCTGCCCAGGTTTCCCATGAACTAGGCCCCTCTGTGGGCGTCCCTCCCTCATCCTCCATTTCTCCTCCAGTCATGCAGACATCCAGTCAACTACCCACTGGGTCAGTTTCTTCTGTCGCTGGTGTCTCATCCAGTACTACTGGCAGTGTTCCCCCTTCAGAGCAGCAGCCTTTTAATAGCACTGTCTCGTCATCTCAGCCTATGAATTCATCTATTCATGCACCACAGCACACAAACTCTCAAAGTCAGCCAGTACCCATTTCTACTCAGCCACCTCCTCCATCTTCAGTGCCCAGTCAGAGCCTCGTTCAGTCACAGCCAGCAGAGAGCGAAGGGGCTGAAGTCCAGACCAAGGCAGCCGGCAGAGATGACATCCAAGCTCTGGATAAAAAACTCCGGTCTCTCTTTAAAGACCAGAGCTCCACCAGCTCCTCAACGTCAGTGGATCCCAGTCAGAATACTGGGACCTCTTCACCTCCAACTGGGACTTCTTCCCCTCCCCCTGGACTAGCCCTGGTGCCCCCATCTAACCTCCCACTCTCCTCTGGGGTGCAGGGGGTTCTGGGTCCCATAACCACTCCAGGACAGGGAATTACCCCAGCCGGACATGCCCAGACGCCTCCAACAAAGCCTAGAGCACAG ACTTTACCCACTGGGTTTGATCAAGCTGCTACTCCTCCTACTGACCTTGTACCACCGTTGCCTGGACCAAATCAG GCCCAGCAACCACTTAACAACTTGGATGCCCAGTTGAGGAGAGCCCTGAGTCCAGAGACTGTCCAGGGAGGAAACCAAGTGCAGCCTCCTGCTGCAGGTTTCACACTGGGACGTTTCCAA GTGTCTGTTGCCACTGACAACGCATCCAGCAGCATTCCAGATCCCTCCAGcatcgtctcctcctcctccattacGCCGTCCTCAACGTCTTCGTCTTCCtcgtcctcttcatcctcttccccCTCAAGTCCAGAGAATACCCTCCACCGTTTAAGTTCTCTGTCCAAAGGAGTCTGTGAACCTGACATTATAAATGGAGCATCATCTGTCTCTGCTGGTCCTGCCAGTCAACAAACCACCACTATCGGGCGCTTCCAAGTGTCCACAAACACCAATGCAACAGTGGGACCCAGCACTGGCTCGAAAGTGGGCCGTTTTTCAGTCACAG TCACCCCAGCTCCAGCAGTAGGTTCCAGTACGCAGAACGGGCCATCGTCCTCAACCTCTGACCCtcataaaacacatacacattACAGCAGTGACAACGATGACGACTCAGAGACTGAAGATGAAGCCTTGCAGAAGGAAATTAGCCGTCTAAGAGAAAA ACACATGTTGGAGATTCAGGCCTTGCAGACTCGTCAGAAAGAGGAAATCGAGGCTCTGTTCACACGTATGGGAAAACCCCCTCCACCTTCTGTCTTCTCCCCTGCTGTGGCAATGGCCGGAGGTCGACGTAGGCTCAAGAGTAAGGGCCACAAATCTGCTCGTAGCAGTGGACAGCCCAGCCCCTCACACCATG GATCTCCAGGTCAGAGCCTACTCGGTTCAGAGTTTGTTCCAAAGCAAAGTTCTTCCTCAACAACAGAGTCTTCAGAAATGGCAGAGGCTTCACAATCAGTTAGCAACTCATCATTACCACAGCTCAGATCCTCTCCATCTATGCCCATCCTCAGTACTTGCTCCACAG GAACAAGTGGGACAAGCTCCACCGGTGGTTTAGGCCTTTGCCAGAACCACTCAGCGTCCCTGACCCAGGCGGCTGGACACACTGTCCCTGCCTCTCACACCCAGAAGGGCAAGGGCACCTTCACGGATGACCTCCATCAACTGGTGGATAACTGGGCCAGAGATGCCATTAGCCTTTCCCagtgcaaaagaggtcctaaaACTGGAAcacaagcagcagcagcacatgAT ATTATTCCTCCAGCAAACATGGGCCGTAAATTCTCAGCTCCAGGCTACCTCTGCCCAACACCGTCCAACCCTTCATGTTCCACATCAGCTCAACTCCCTAACTCGGCCAATCCCTCTGTCCCTCTGGGTCCCCGTAAAGGCTCTCTGGGTCCAGTCGCTCAGGGGTTTGGTTATGCCTCAGCGCCATACAGTGCTCCTCAGTGGGCAGGACCCACAGGCACATGCCAGGTCAGCATGCTTAACCCCACACAGCCTCTAGCACAGTACCAACCACCTACGACGGCCACAGTGGCCCTGCACCAAGGCTACCACATGGCAACCACAGCATCCCCACAGAAGTCCGCCAGACCGGGAGGGTCCAACCTGAGGACCACATAG